From Echinicola jeungdonensis, the proteins below share one genomic window:
- a CDS encoding efflux RND transporter periplasmic adaptor subunit, translating to MKTYLKLFFALTAGFTFSCGQQELDLEAKKEQLTAYKNEVQDLRAKIKNLENEIAQEDPVFALNNRKSVLVTTTKAQKEHFKHYVEVTGSVLSKMNVNISAEVSGRIEEINALEGMQVRKGQVLAKVDAETINNNIEEVETQLELATILYNKQKRLWDQEIGTEVQFLEAKNRMETLENNLASLKTRKDKTSIIAPFNGTVEDVMVRVGELVQPGMPMFNFVGDSKLYIEGDISETYVGVLGQGDSVNVEFPSIEKNLKTKVTAVGAVINPDNRTFKVEVFLPNLKEVKPNMISVLKIKDYENEKAVTVPANLIQRDNRGDFVYVVENNQAKKKYITRGKTYHRTAEVTKGLDGDELLVDKGFREVGEGFNVEIVQE from the coding sequence ATGAAGACCTATTTGAAATTGTTTTTTGCCTTAACTGCTGGTTTTACTTTTTCCTGTGGACAGCAAGAATTAGACTTGGAGGCCAAAAAGGAACAACTGACCGCCTACAAAAATGAAGTCCAAGATTTAAGGGCAAAAATCAAAAATCTGGAAAATGAAATTGCTCAGGAAGATCCCGTATTTGCCCTGAACAACCGCAAATCGGTTTTGGTAACCACCACTAAAGCTCAAAAAGAGCACTTTAAACATTATGTGGAGGTTACTGGTTCGGTATTGTCCAAGATGAATGTCAATATCAGTGCAGAGGTTTCTGGCAGAATTGAAGAAATCAATGCCTTGGAAGGTATGCAGGTCCGAAAAGGCCAGGTATTGGCCAAGGTGGATGCTGAAACTATCAACAATAATATAGAAGAGGTAGAAACCCAACTTGAACTTGCAACAATTCTTTACAACAAACAAAAAAGGCTGTGGGATCAGGAAATTGGGACAGAAGTACAATTTTTAGAAGCCAAAAACCGCATGGAAACATTGGAAAACAACTTGGCCTCGCTAAAAACCAGAAAAGACAAAACAAGCATAATTGCTCCATTTAATGGGACAGTGGAGGATGTAATGGTTAGAGTGGGAGAATTGGTTCAACCCGGAATGCCCATGTTTAATTTTGTAGGGGATAGTAAACTCTATATTGAAGGTGATATATCTGAAACTTATGTAGGTGTCCTGGGCCAGGGTGACTCGGTCAATGTTGAATTTCCCTCCATTGAGAAAAATCTTAAAACCAAGGTGACAGCAGTTGGGGCTGTGATCAATCCGGATAACAGGACCTTTAAGGTGGAAGTTTTTCTCCCCAATTTAAAAGAGGTGAAACCAAATATGATTTCGGTATTGAAGATAAAAGATTATGAAAATGAAAAAGCAGTGACGGTTCCTGCCAATTTGATTCAGCGGGATAATCGGGGTGATTTTGTTTATGTTGTGGAAAATAACCAGGCAAAGAAAAAATACATCACCCGGGGAAAAACTTATCATAGGACTGCAGAAGTTACCAAAGGTTTGGATGGAGATGAACTGCTGGTCGATAAAGGTTTCAGAGAAGTAGGTGAGGGTTTTAATGTCGAAATTGTTCAAGAATAA
- a CDS encoding M1 family metallopeptidase: protein MRIFLTAALMCIFGMNIPQASAQVCRWQQAVKYVMEVDMDVKKNQYEGHQTLHYTNNSPDTLSRVFYHLYYNAFQPNSMMDTRSRSIMDPDSRVKDRIAHLNANEIGYLKVNSLKMDGNKVDFEHVGTILEVRLENPILPKSTVVFEMDFEGQVPLQIRRAGRDSKEGIDYSMSQWYPKMANYDQQGWHANPYVGREFYGIWGDFDVKITIDKSYILGGTGYLQNPEEVGYGYEKEGQEVDRPWGKNLTWHFYAPKVHDFMWAADPNYTHDKIQMDNGVTIHHLYLKNENTAQNWEALKSFTPEALKYMNKHFGEYPYEQFSVIQGGDGGMEYPMATLITGERKLSSLVGVMVHELAHNWYQGVLATNESLYPWMDEGFTTFATNKTMNAIFSSTPQDFPQKSAYSGYYHLVKSGREEPMNTHSDHFHTNMAYGLAAYSKGAVFLQQLEYIIGKENLEQGMIRYFNTWKFKHPNANDFIRVMEKQSGLELDWYKEYWVNSTKTIDYAVKSVEKQDGFTNITLERAGLMPMPIDLVITYKDGSREMVYLPLVIQRGNKPEENNLPKRIKTQKWPWTNIQTTIRLDKDMEDISIVEIDPSQRLADIKRENNKVNLEAEETE, encoded by the coding sequence ATGAGGATATTTTTGACTGCAGCTTTGATGTGCATTTTTGGGATGAACATTCCCCAGGCTTCAGCCCAAGTTTGCAGATGGCAACAAGCTGTAAAATATGTAATGGAAGTGGACATGGATGTCAAGAAAAATCAATATGAGGGGCATCAAACCCTCCATTACACTAACAATTCCCCTGATACCCTTAGCAGGGTATTTTATCACCTTTATTATAATGCATTTCAACCCAATAGCATGATGGACACCCGCTCAAGGTCCATTATGGATCCTGACAGCAGGGTAAAAGATAGAATTGCCCATTTGAATGCCAATGAAATTGGATACCTGAAAGTTAATTCCCTGAAAATGGATGGCAATAAAGTTGATTTTGAGCATGTGGGCACCATCCTGGAAGTAAGGCTGGAAAACCCCATTCTCCCCAAAAGCACCGTGGTATTTGAAATGGATTTTGAAGGACAAGTCCCCCTTCAAATTAGAAGAGCAGGTAGGGATAGCAAGGAAGGGATTGATTATTCCATGTCTCAATGGTATCCCAAAATGGCCAATTATGATCAGCAAGGTTGGCATGCCAATCCTTATGTAGGCAGGGAATTTTATGGTATATGGGGGGATTTTGATGTTAAAATCACTATTGATAAATCCTATATCCTTGGAGGTACGGGATACCTTCAAAATCCTGAAGAAGTGGGCTACGGTTATGAGAAAGAAGGGCAAGAAGTAGATAGGCCATGGGGTAAAAACCTTACCTGGCATTTTTATGCTCCCAAAGTTCATGATTTTATGTGGGCGGCCGACCCCAATTATACCCATGACAAAATTCAAATGGACAATGGCGTGACCATTCATCACCTATATCTCAAAAATGAAAATACTGCCCAAAACTGGGAAGCACTTAAATCCTTTACTCCTGAGGCATTGAAGTATATGAATAAACACTTTGGGGAGTACCCCTATGAACAGTTTTCAGTCATTCAAGGAGGGGACGGAGGAATGGAGTACCCCATGGCCACTTTGATAACAGGAGAAAGAAAACTAAGCAGTTTGGTGGGGGTAATGGTTCATGAGCTTGCTCATAATTGGTACCAAGGCGTACTGGCCACTAATGAATCTTTGTACCCTTGGATGGATGAAGGTTTTACCACCTTCGCAACTAATAAAACCATGAACGCCATTTTTTCCAGTACTCCCCAAGACTTCCCCCAAAAATCTGCTTATTCGGGATATTACCATTTGGTAAAATCCGGAAGAGAAGAACCCATGAATACCCATTCAGACCATTTCCATACCAATATGGCTTATGGTTTGGCGGCCTATTCCAAAGGAGCGGTTTTTCTACAGCAGTTGGAATACATCATTGGAAAAGAAAACCTGGAGCAAGGAATGATCCGGTATTTTAACACTTGGAAATTCAAACACCCCAATGCCAACGATTTTATACGGGTGATGGAAAAACAAAGTGGGCTTGAGCTGGATTGGTATAAAGAATACTGGGTCAACAGCACCAAAACGATTGATTATGCTGTCAAATCTGTAGAAAAACAGGATGGTTTCACCAATATCACCCTGGAAAGGGCAGGACTGATGCCCATGCCTATTGACCTGGTAATTACTTATAAGGATGGTTCCCGGGAAATGGTGTATTTGCCTTTGGTCATCCAAAGAGGGAATAAACCCGAGGAAAATAATTTACCTAAAAGAATTAAAACCCAAAAATGGCCCTGGACTAATATTCAAACCACCATTAGGCTGGATAAAGACATGGAAGACATTTCAATTGTTGAAATCGACCCCTCCCAAAGGTTGGCAGATATCAAAAGGGAAAATAATAAGGTGAATCTGGAAGCAGAAGAGACAGAATAA
- a CDS encoding penicillin acylase family protein, producing MKYLGFLIALILTLTFAIGLSVNLGQIPPLGILFDPNHGFWQNAYSEDDKYDNSIDLEGLNDSVRVAYDENLIPHLFASNEKDLMMAQGYVTAQHRLWQMEFQTMAAAGRVAELVGKRALDYDRMQRRKGLGFSAEVGLQFLKKHHPETLVLIEAYTSGVNQFIDELGTADLPVEYKILDYRPEHWNAYKTILLLKYMADMLVGDKDIEYTNLHALLGEETMQKLFPDFPNEMDPVIESDKEWDFTPYEINKPEDLNYPDSSLLIQPIPTPEPGVGSNNWAVDGSKTQSGNPILANDPHLNLNLPSLWYAMQLSTPEYSVKGVTLPGALGVIIGFNENIAWGMTNATRDVRDWYAIRFKSDKKREYLYNDQWIQSTLRVEKIQVKDDTTYMDSVVYTHYGPVVYDETFRGNGQKINFSLKWTAHEGSNEQLTFLELNRARNHQDYLQALDHFTSPAQNFAFASNNGDIAMKVQGKFPLKWPEQGKYLMDGNNPAFEWKGYIPADQNPSTLNPERGFVSSANQHSTSQTYPYYIFDDSFEHYRNRRINTRLLEMENITIKDMQNLQMDDYYLHAAEALPVMLDYLLEDTTRVFSENTEALIDSLQNWNLHAQPQFTGPTLFTMWWEQLMSLTWGKYKREGMPIVFPSNYQTTKLLRDQPEDSVFDNPETNSKENAKQIVEQSFLAMERELNEKFEEDDDYSWANYKKTSIQHLAPNFTAFGVQNIPTGGGKGIVNATSHRKGASWRMVVEMGDEITGKGIFPGGQSGNPGSKYYCNFVEKWARGAYLDFNINSYPGQGNWLFSSVLMPND from the coding sequence ATGAAATATTTAGGTTTTTTGATTGCCTTAATTTTAACTTTGACATTTGCCATAGGATTATCTGTCAATTTAGGGCAAATACCACCCTTGGGAATTCTTTTTGATCCCAATCATGGCTTTTGGCAAAATGCTTATAGTGAGGATGATAAATATGACAATTCCATAGACCTTGAGGGGTTGAACGATTCGGTCCGGGTAGCCTATGACGAAAACCTGATTCCCCACCTTTTTGCCTCCAATGAAAAAGACTTGATGATGGCTCAAGGTTATGTGACCGCCCAACACAGGCTTTGGCAAATGGAATTTCAGACCATGGCTGCTGCTGGAAGGGTAGCAGAACTGGTTGGAAAAAGGGCCTTGGATTACGACCGGATGCAAAGGAGAAAAGGCCTGGGCTTCAGTGCTGAGGTGGGCCTTCAGTTTTTAAAAAAACATCATCCCGAAACACTGGTATTGATAGAAGCCTATACTTCAGGAGTTAATCAATTTATTGATGAGCTGGGGACAGCAGATCTTCCTGTGGAATACAAAATACTAGATTATCGGCCAGAACACTGGAATGCCTATAAGACCATTTTATTGCTGAAATATATGGCAGATATGCTGGTTGGGGACAAGGATATTGAATATACAAATCTCCATGCCCTGTTGGGGGAGGAGACAATGCAAAAACTTTTTCCTGATTTTCCCAATGAAATGGATCCGGTGATTGAATCAGATAAAGAATGGGACTTTACTCCCTATGAAATAAATAAACCGGAAGATTTAAATTATCCGGATTCCAGCCTTTTGATTCAACCAATCCCTACCCCGGAGCCAGGGGTTGGTTCTAACAACTGGGCAGTGGATGGAAGTAAAACCCAAAGCGGAAACCCCATTTTGGCCAACGATCCCCATTTGAATCTGAATTTGCCAAGTCTTTGGTATGCCATGCAGTTAAGCACTCCGGAATATTCTGTAAAAGGAGTGACTTTGCCTGGTGCTTTGGGGGTGATCATTGGTTTTAATGAAAATATTGCCTGGGGCATGACCAATGCCACCCGGGATGTTAGGGACTGGTACGCCATCCGTTTTAAGTCTGACAAAAAACGAGAATACCTCTACAATGACCAATGGATCCAAAGTACCCTCAGGGTAGAAAAAATTCAGGTTAAAGATGATACGACCTATATGGATTCTGTTGTTTACACCCATTATGGTCCAGTAGTTTATGATGAAACATTTAGAGGAAACGGTCAAAAAATCAATTTTTCCCTTAAGTGGACTGCCCATGAAGGATCCAATGAACAATTAACATTTTTGGAACTTAATAGGGCAAGAAATCATCAAGATTATCTCCAGGCTTTAGACCATTTTACTTCCCCCGCTCAAAATTTTGCCTTTGCAAGTAACAATGGGGATATCGCCATGAAGGTACAGGGGAAGTTCCCCCTGAAATGGCCAGAACAGGGGAAATACCTAATGGATGGGAATAACCCTGCTTTTGAGTGGAAGGGATATATACCTGCAGACCAAAACCCATCAACTTTAAACCCGGAAAGGGGTTTTGTTAGTTCTGCCAATCAACATTCCACTTCCCAAACCTACCCCTATTACATCTTTGATGATAGTTTTGAGCATTATCGAAATCGTCGGATAAATACCCGCTTGTTGGAGATGGAAAATATTACTATCAAGGACATGCAAAACCTCCAAATGGATGATTATTATTTGCATGCTGCAGAAGCGCTTCCCGTAATGTTGGATTATTTATTGGAGGATACCACCAGGGTTTTCTCCGAAAATACAGAAGCTTTGATTGACTCCCTTCAAAACTGGAATCTTCATGCCCAACCCCAGTTTACCGGCCCAACATTGTTTACCATGTGGTGGGAGCAATTGATGAGTTTGACTTGGGGCAAATATAAAAGAGAGGGAATGCCCATAGTATTCCCTAGCAATTATCAAACTACCAAATTGCTGAGGGACCAACCTGAGGATTCTGTTTTTGATAATCCTGAAACCAATTCCAAGGAAAATGCCAAGCAAATAGTGGAACAAAGTTTTTTGGCCATGGAAAGGGAGTTGAATGAAAAATTTGAGGAAGATGATGATTATTCATGGGCTAATTATAAAAAAACCAGCATCCAACATTTGGCACCTAATTTTACTGCTTTTGGGGTCCAAAATATTCCTACGGGGGGAGGGAAAGGTATCGTTAATGCCACTAGCCACAGGAAAGGGGCCAGTTGGAGGATGGTAGTGGAAATGGGTGATGAAATAACAGGAAAAGGTATATTTCCTGGGGGGCAATCCGGAAATCCAGGGAGCAAATACTACTGTAATTTTGTTGAAAAATGGGCCAGGGGAGCTTATTTGGATTTTAATATAAATTCTTATCCCGGTCAGGGAAACTGGTTGTTTTCTTCCGTTTTAATGCCAAATGACTAA
- a CDS encoding endonuclease/exonuclease/phosphatase family protein, with protein sequence MRYIITLVFLLSALLFFSVNISPEALPYAGLISLLIPFFLITNFILFFFLLLRKSKSALLPLVAIILGWKFIGITFQLNSKSENTDGISLLSYNVHMFNYEKFKANDPNISPNIYNWIREQNVDIMGFQEFFQDHTTPSRNAIKLISNEGKYHYSTQIVEGKPDKIFFGLAIFSKHPIINEGKIFDNQRSNGAMFVDLKVNQDTIRVYNAHLESMSIPAEKLDNMDGIKEKYRETLHKLNKGAVSRATQVQVLADHIQNCPYPVILMGDFNDVPYSFTYFTLKSVLKNAFEEVGRGFGFTYNRVLFFLRIDNIFYGKGLTPVQFNTLREVDYSDHYPISSIFQLRKPNNQPQSLAE encoded by the coding sequence ATGCGTTATATAATTACCCTTGTTTTTTTATTATCCGCCCTCCTTTTTTTCAGTGTAAATATTTCGCCAGAGGCATTGCCTTATGCTGGTTTGATTTCTCTATTGATTCCTTTTTTTCTGATCACCAATTTTATTTTATTTTTTTTCCTTCTTTTACGAAAAAGTAAATCGGCATTGCTTCCCCTGGTAGCCATTATCCTCGGATGGAAGTTTATTGGAATTACCTTCCAACTTAATTCAAAAAGTGAAAACACCGATGGAATTTCTTTGCTCAGCTATAATGTCCACATGTTCAATTACGAAAAGTTTAAGGCAAACGACCCCAACATTTCTCCTAATATTTATAATTGGATCAGGGAGCAAAATGTGGATATCATGGGTTTTCAGGAATTTTTCCAAGATCACACTACCCCTTCCAGAAATGCAATCAAATTGATCAGCAATGAGGGCAAATACCATTATTCCACGCAAATAGTAGAAGGGAAACCTGATAAAATATTCTTTGGGCTGGCCATTTTCAGCAAACATCCCATTATCAATGAAGGCAAAATATTTGACAATCAAAGAAGCAATGGGGCCATGTTTGTTGACCTAAAAGTCAATCAGGACACTATTCGTGTGTACAATGCTCATCTGGAATCCATGAGCATTCCTGCCGAAAAACTTGATAATATGGATGGCATCAAGGAAAAATACAGGGAAACTCTTCATAAACTAAATAAGGGTGCTGTCAGCCGTGCCACCCAGGTCCAGGTATTGGCAGACCATATTCAAAACTGCCCCTACCCGGTTATCCTGATGGGAGATTTCAACGATGTACCCTATAGTTTCACCTATTTTACACTGAAATCAGTATTAAAAAATGCTTTTGAAGAAGTAGGCCGGGGATTTGGTTTCACTTATAACAGGGTGCTTTTCTTTTTAAGAATTGATAATATTTTTTATGGAAAGGGTCTGACCCCAGTTCAATTTAACACCCTGAGAGAAGTTGATTATTCAGACCATTACCCCATTTCCTCCATCTTTCAGCTTCGTAAACCAAACAACCAACCTCAATCCTTAGCAGAATAG
- a CDS encoding DUF2911 domain-containing protein encodes MRKSYALLIALFFCGILLESCGKKKQDEGVNEEEMMGAMEGENEERASPLLTTEGTVGGKKISIQYGAPSVKGRVIWGDLVPYEEVWRTGANEATYLSFSEDLIVEGERLPAGKYSLFTIPKEDEDWTLIFNSEWNLKHGHYQYDEDNDVLRVEVSPQWVEESQEQLSFEVKPPGIVIKWEKLVFPITVE; translated from the coding sequence ATGAGAAAGTCATACGCTTTGCTAATAGCATTGTTTTTTTGCGGAATCCTTTTGGAAAGCTGTGGGAAGAAAAAACAGGATGAAGGGGTGAATGAAGAGGAAATGATGGGGGCTATGGAGGGAGAGAATGAGGAGAGAGCCAGTCCGCTACTTACTACCGAAGGTACAGTAGGAGGAAAGAAAATTTCCATTCAATACGGGGCTCCCTCTGTTAAAGGTAGAGTGATTTGGGGAGATTTGGTCCCTTATGAAGAAGTTTGGAGAACTGGTGCTAATGAAGCAACTTATTTAAGTTTTTCTGAGGATTTGATAGTGGAGGGGGAAAGACTTCCGGCAGGAAAATATTCCTTATTTACCATTCCAAAAGAAGATGAAGATTGGACCCTGATTTTTAACTCCGAGTGGAATTTAAAGCATGGTCATTATCAATATGATGAGGATAATGATGTGTTAAGGGTGGAAGTTAGTCCTCAATGGGTGGAGGAAAGCCAAGAACAACTTTCATTTGAGGTTAAACCACCCGGAATTGTAATTAAATGGGAGAAATTGGTTTTTCCGATTACTGTTGAATAA
- a CDS encoding efflux RND transporter permease subunit: protein MAEQQPKKSGRVIREFGLSTLSINNRTSVIILSLIITFMGVYAYKTMPKESFPEIVIPTVYIGTSYPGNSPVDMENLITRPIEKELKSLKDVKNINSTSIQDYSTIIVEFNQSVEISRALQDVKDAVDKSKSELPTDLDQDPNIFELDFSEMPIMFVNLSGNYSQEELKKFGEYLEDEIEALPEISKADLTGTIDREIRVDTDLFKMEAMEVSFGDISDAISAENLTMSGGNILSGDFRRAVRITGEFEDPKELDDIIIKNERKNIVYLKDVATVRDTYKERESYARSSKLPVVTVNVVKRGGENLLEASDKIKEILENAKNNYFPPDLEVTITNDQSKFTRSMVENLENSIISGVILVITVLMFFLGFRNALFVGVAIPLSMFISFMILNAFGVTLNMMVLFSMILALGMLVDNGIVVVENIYRLMQEGKTTIRAAKEGVGEVAWPIITSTATTVAAFIPLAFWGDLMGEFMKYLPITLIIVLSSSLFVGLVINPVLTSMFMKVQDMKKVSPRKRSFVIAGILLTMATLFYLGQVYTIANILMLAVIITLVNTLFMRKAIRWFQLDFLVRLENHYERLLTFALNGAKPYLFFFGMFGILAFSLLLLMLRSPEVEFFPESDPNYINIFIEHPIGTDIEATNDFSQKVEAKVLEYLEPHKDIVDSFIAQVGEGTSDPAEGPSMGVTPHKAMLTVSFLEYQYRNGKNTSEIMEDIRKLTNKYPGVQVTVDKEQNGPPVGKPINIEVSGENYERLVTEVKDIQDYINSGNIGGIEELKLDLETGKPELIVHIDREKARRFGLSTYTIANELRTALFGQEVSKYKEGEDDFPIELRLADKYRYDVNALVNKKIYFMDKFGNRRHIPISSVADIEYSSTYGSVKRKDLDKVITIYSNVNEGFNANEVNEKIRTRLADYELPEDMDIKFTGEQEEQAKSMAFLMRAMIIAVSAIFLIIVAQFNSLMTPFIIMCSVLLSTIGVFIGLSIFNMDFVVIMTGIGIISLAGVVVNNAIVLIDYTNLVRKRKRVELEIEEGDHLPYSEVVGSIVEGGKTRLRPVLLTAITTVLGLVPMALGMNINFFTLLSSFDPQFYIGGDNADFWGPMAWTVIFGLTFATFLTLVIVPVMYLLADKINIAIRK from the coding sequence ATGGCTGAACAACAACCAAAAAAATCAGGAAGGGTCATTAGGGAATTTGGTCTATCCACTCTTTCGATCAATAACCGGACAAGTGTGATCATTTTGTCGCTGATCATCACTTTTATGGGGGTATATGCATATAAAACGATGCCCAAAGAAAGTTTTCCGGAAATTGTGATTCCTACGGTTTATATAGGAACAAGTTACCCGGGAAACTCCCCAGTGGATATGGAAAACCTGATTACCAGGCCCATAGAAAAGGAATTGAAATCCCTGAAAGATGTTAAAAATATCAATTCCACCTCTATTCAGGATTATTCCACTATTATTGTGGAATTTAACCAGAGTGTAGAGATATCAAGGGCCCTACAGGATGTAAAAGATGCGGTGGATAAATCCAAAAGTGAGCTGCCTACTGACCTTGACCAGGACCCTAATATTTTTGAGCTGGATTTTTCAGAAATGCCCATCATGTTTGTCAATCTTTCAGGGAATTACTCCCAGGAAGAACTCAAAAAATTTGGGGAGTACCTGGAGGATGAAATTGAAGCCTTACCGGAAATTTCTAAGGCAGACCTTACCGGAACCATTGATAGGGAAATAAGGGTTGACACGGACCTATTTAAAATGGAGGCGATGGAAGTGAGTTTTGGGGATATCTCCGATGCCATCTCTGCAGAGAACCTAACCATGTCCGGAGGAAATATCCTTAGCGGGGATTTCCGCAGGGCTGTGAGGATCACAGGGGAATTTGAGGATCCCAAAGAACTCGATGACATCATCATTAAAAATGAAAGGAAAAATATTGTTTACCTCAAAGATGTAGCCACTGTAAGGGATACCTATAAGGAAAGGGAAAGTTATGCCCGCTCTTCCAAATTGCCCGTGGTGACTGTCAATGTAGTAAAAAGAGGTGGGGAAAACCTTTTGGAGGCCAGTGATAAGATCAAGGAGATCCTGGAAAACGCCAAGAACAACTATTTTCCACCTGATTTGGAGGTGACCATTACCAACGACCAATCCAAGTTTACCCGAAGTATGGTGGAAAATTTGGAAAACAGTATTATCTCCGGAGTGATATTGGTTATTACCGTGCTGATGTTTTTCCTCGGTTTCAGGAATGCCCTTTTTGTGGGGGTAGCGATTCCTTTGTCCATGTTCATCTCCTTTATGATCCTCAATGCATTTGGGGTTACACTAAACATGATGGTTCTGTTCTCAATGATTTTGGCGCTGGGAATGTTGGTAGATAACGGTATAGTGGTGGTTGAAAATATTTACCGTTTGATGCAGGAAGGTAAAACCACCATTAGGGCTGCCAAGGAAGGTGTAGGTGAAGTTGCTTGGCCAATTATTACCTCAACAGCAACCACGGTTGCAGCTTTTATCCCCTTGGCTTTCTGGGGGGATTTGATGGGAGAGTTTATGAAATACCTTCCCATAACCCTTATTATCGTCCTTTCTTCTTCCTTGTTTGTCGGATTGGTGATCAATCCTGTTTTGACTTCCATGTTCATGAAGGTCCAGGATATGAAAAAAGTAAGCCCAAGAAAAAGATCTTTCGTGATTGCAGGGATCCTATTGACTATGGCCACCTTATTTTATCTGGGGCAGGTATATACCATTGCCAACATATTGATGTTAGCGGTTATTATCACCCTAGTCAATACCTTATTTATGCGAAAGGCCATCCGCTGGTTCCAATTGGATTTTCTGGTTCGCCTGGAAAACCATTATGAAAGGTTGTTGACTTTTGCCTTAAATGGGGCCAAACCTTATTTGTTTTTCTTTGGGATGTTCGGGATTCTTGCATTCTCATTATTACTATTAATGCTTAGATCTCCGGAGGTGGAGTTTTTTCCTGAAAGTGATCCCAATTACATTAATATTTTTATCGAACACCCGATCGGAACCGATATTGAGGCTACCAATGATTTTAGTCAAAAAGTGGAGGCCAAAGTCCTTGAGTATTTGGAGCCCCACAAAGACATTGTGGATTCATTTATTGCGCAGGTGGGTGAAGGAACCAGTGATCCTGCTGAAGGCCCCAGCATGGGGGTGACTCCACACAAGGCCATGCTTACAGTGAGCTTTTTGGAGTACCAATACCGAAATGGTAAGAATACTTCCGAAATCATGGAGGATATTCGGAAACTGACGAATAAATACCCTGGAGTTCAAGTAACGGTTGATAAAGAGCAAAATGGTCCTCCTGTTGGAAAACCCATCAATATCGAAGTTAGTGGGGAGAATTATGAAAGATTGGTGACTGAGGTGAAGGATATCCAGGATTATATTAATTCTGGAAATATTGGAGGAATTGAAGAACTGAAACTGGATCTGGAAACCGGAAAGCCTGAGTTGATCGTGCATATTGACCGGGAAAAAGCCAGAAGGTTTGGTTTGTCCACCTATACCATTGCCAATGAGTTGAGAACTGCATTATTCGGTCAGGAAGTATCCAAATATAAGGAAGGAGAAGATGACTTTCCCATTGAACTTCGGTTGGCGGACAAATACCGGTATGATGTAAATGCCCTGGTCAACAAGAAAATTTATTTTATGGACAAATTCGGTAATCGCCGCCATATCCCCATTTCCTCTGTTGCTGACATAGAATATAGCTCCACCTATGGTTCTGTAAAAAGAAAGGATTTGGATAAAGTGATTACCATTTATTCCAATGTCAATGAAGGTTTTAATGCCAATGAGGTCAATGAAAAAATCCGGACCCGTTTGGCTGATTATGAGTTACCTGAGGATATGGATATCAAGTTTACGGGAGAACAGGAGGAACAGGCCAAGTCCATGGCATTCCTGATGCGAGCCATGATCATAGCAGTTTCTGCCATTTTCCTTATCATTGTGGCCCAGTTTAACTCTTTGATGACTCCATTTATTATTATGTGTTCGGTGCTCTTGAGTACCATTGGAGTGTTTATTGGGCTTTCCATTTTCAATATGGATTTTGTGGTGATCATGACCGGAATAGGTATCATTTCCCTTGCAGGTGTGGTTGTAAATAATGCTATTGTATTAATAGACTATACCAACCTGGTTAGAAAGCGGAAAAGGGTTGAACTTGAAATAGAGGAGGGGGATCACCTTCCCTATTCTGAAGTGGTGGGAAGTATTGTGGAAGGGGGGAAAACCCGTCTTCGGCCCGTGCTCCTGACAGCCATCACCACTGTTTTGGGATTGGTACCCATGGCCTTAGGAATGAATATCAATTTCTTTACCCTATTATCTTCTTTCGATCCACAATTTTATATTGGGGGAGATAATGCAGATTTTTGGGGTCCAATGGCATGGACAGTTATTTTTGGGTTAACCTTTGCTACCTTTTTGACGTTAGTAATAGTACCTGTCATGTATTTATTGGCAGATAAAATCAATATAGCTATTCGCAAGTAA
- a CDS encoding lipocalin family protein, which yields MKSNFIFLFIFLLMGCQVHDEKSPYEKNPEGLLGKWQIVERTFSIGGPPQTEEVENGAIFNFKAESTFTTSGFDQCYEGTFSVDGDELTLTSLCQVEEAENSIVYQMSFQEDFMELFPIDPICIEGCSKKLKKLIQ from the coding sequence ATGAAATCTAATTTCATTTTTCTTTTCATCTTCCTATTGATGGGTTGCCAAGTGCATGATGAGAAATCCCCCTATGAGAAAAACCCTGAAGGGCTATTGGGTAAATGGCAGATTGTAGAACGTACTTTTAGTATTGGCGGCCCCCCTCAAACCGAAGAAGTAGAAAATGGGGCGATTTTTAATTTTAAAGCAGAAAGCACATTTACAACAAGTGGTTTTGACCAATGTTATGAGGGGACATTTTCTGTGGATGGGGATGAACTAACATTAACCTCTTTATGCCAGGTTGAGGAAGCTGAAAATTCCATAGTTTATCAAATGAGTTTCCAAGAAGACTTTATGGAACTTTTCCCGATTGACCCCATTTGTATTGAGGGATGTAGCAAAAAATTGAAAAAATTAATTCAATAA